Proteins from a genomic interval of Triplophysa dalaica isolate WHDGS20190420 chromosome 13, ASM1584641v1, whole genome shotgun sequence:
- the chac1 gene encoding glutathione-specific gamma-glutamylcyclotransferase 1, translating to MKPQDIIAGKSSLWIFGYGSLVWKPDFKYKGSKVGYIKGYKRRFWHGDNFHRGDDAMPGRVVTLIEEDDACTWGVAFEVTGSQVEESLKYLNVREAVRGGYLTEAVDFFPKGKNQSPVQALVYIATADNPMYMGPASTEEIAAQIAVCKGKSGFNIEYLLRLAEFMRLSCPEVEDHHLFSIEAATLQLIFFTAS from the exons ATGAAGCCTCAAGACATCATTGCTGGAAAATCCAGCCTGTGGATTTTTGGGTACGGCTCGCTGGTTTGGAAGCCTGATTTCAAGTATAAGGGGAGCAAGGTCGGTTATATTAAAGGGTATAAGAGACGCTTCTGGCACGGGGATAACTTCCATCGTGGAGATGATGCTATG CCCGGAAGAGTGGTGACGCTTATCGAGGAGGATGAC GCGTGCACGTGGGGTGTTGCCTTCGAGGTGACTGGCTCTCAGGTCGAGGAGTCTCTCAAATACCTGAACGTGAGGGAGGCGGTGAGGGGTGGCTACCTCACCGAGGCTGTAGATTTCTTTCCTAAAGGCAAGAACCAGTCGCCTGTCCAGGCTCTGGTTTACATCGCCACAGCTGACAACCCTATGTATATGGGGCCCGCCAGCACAGAGGAAATCGCAGCTCAGATCGCCGTCTGCAAGGGGAAGTCGGGCTTCAACATCGAGTACCTGCTTCGCCTGGCGGAGTTCATGAGATTGAGCTGCCCAGAGGTGGAAGACCATCATCTGTTCTCCATCGAAGCAGCCACTCTGCAACTTATATTCTTTACAGCCTCCTAA